AAAGTATGGACGATACTGTACTTAAAGATATACAGATGAACAAAAAGCTAAAAGGGAAAATAATGAAAGGTATATCTGAGGAGAATTCGAATAAGCGGGTATATTTCTTACGAAAAGGATGGAATGTGAAAACGGTATTCGCCAGTATTGCAGCATTATTTCTATTTTTCATTATTGGCTCATCCTTGCTGGGTGAAAATACGTCAGGCCATAGTAAAGAAGCAAAGCAAGTGGACCTTTTAAAGCTCCATACTGAAATTGTTTCCACATTGAAATCTCAAGTTATCGTTGAAAAAGAACTGATTGAAAAAATAAATAGTATGGAGTATACGATCGATGAGATTCATCAACTAAAAGTAAAAGCGGCAAAGAATTCGTTAGAAGTAGCAAAGGAAATTGAAGCTATACAACTACCTGATACATTAACTAACTACCATCCTGAATTGAATGAGAGTTTATCTTACTTAAGAAAGTCTTATACGCATAGAAGTAGTGAATTAATGAAGATCGATCAGTGGGTTAGAATCCAAAGTAACGAAGAATTATACTACCCTAGGGAGGGCGTGGAATCAGACCTATATTTCTTTCAATTTGAGTTTAATATATACAAGGTGTATGAAGATCTGAACTTACTGAGATCAAGTTATATTAGAGAAATACAACAAACAACAACCATTGACAGCAATGCTTTTCGTTATTTTGTAGAGAAATACAATAGAGAGTCATAAAAAAGGTGCAGAAGTCAAAAAAAGGATTTCTGCGCCTTTTCTCTCTGCCAAATTTTAAGTAGTAATGATGAAATGAAGAGTCAAAGCATATGATTGGTAGTATAAGTTCAGGCAACAAAACAGCTCATACACTAGCTTTGTAATCAGTTATCCTTTTATAGGAAAACTTGATATTTTATGAGACAAGCAAGTGCATGAATGATGAATTAAAAAAGCAGTGAGGATTTGCTAGCTTTAAGATAGTACAGTGATAGAGTAGTGAAAGGGGGCTAGGAAGTTGAATAAATCATTCGAAGGAAGAGTCGCACTAGTAACGGGAGGAAGTCGAGGAATAGGAAAGGCAATTTGTGAACGTTTGGCTAAAGAAGGTTCAAAAATTGCCATATTTGATGTAGACGATGCAGCTTTGACTGAGACAATCAATGAATTTAAAGAAAAAGGGTTTGAGGTGTTTGGGAAGATTGTTGATGTAACAAAAAGTGATCTAGTAGAACTTGCTGTAGAAGAGGTCGTTACAACTCTAGGTTCACTCGATATTGTTGTCAATAATGCAGGTGTCATTCGTGATAATTTGCTGTTTAAGATGACAGATGAAGATTGGGATCTCGTGATGGATGTTCACTTAAAAAGTTCATTTAATATGGCACGAGCTTCCCAAAAATATATGGTACAACAAAAGTATGGCCGAATCATTAATCTCTCGTCTACATCTGCTTTAGGGAATCGAGGACAAGCTAACTATGCAGCTGCAAAGGCGGGTCTACAAGGCTTTACAAAAACCTTATCTATTGAGCTGGGTAAATATGGAATTACTGTAAACTCGGTTGCACCAGGTTTTATTGAGACGGATATGACGAAGGAAACGGCAAGAAGGATTGGAATAACGTTTGACCAGCTTATTGAAGCAAGTGTGAGTCAAATACCAGTTGCAAGAATTGGAAAGCCTGAGGATATTGCAAATAGTGTCGCATTTTTTGCGGATGAAAGGTCAGGGTTTGTTAGTGGCCAAGTTTTATATGTAGCAGGTGGGCCGAAAAATTAGTTGAATAAATAGTCATGATTTTAAAAATCTCACATGAATCTTTAAAGCCAAACTAACTAAGTGAGGGTGTTACAATGTACACAAACTTAATTGGAATAAAATCAAAACGAGTTAAGAATACAGTTGAACGAGGGGCGGTTAAAAAGTTTGCAGAAGCAATAGGTGATAATCATCCTATTTTTATAGATGAACAATTTGGTTCAAATTCACGTTTTGGACGAAATATAGCTCCTCCCACCTTCCCCCAAGTATTCGATTATGGAACAATTGATGGTTTTACGCTAACAATTGAGGGCCTGATTCATGGTGAGCAATCCTATAGCTATGAGCGTCCATTATTCATTGGAGAAGAAATCTTCTGTTATACAAAAATAATCGATTATTACGAAAAAACAGGAAGTGGGGGACGTCTAGGATTTCTGTTACTTGCAAGTAATGGTGAAGATGAAGAAGAAAACACCATCTTCACATCAAAGGGATTGATCATCATAACAGAAGAGGTTAGGAGGATGATCGAGGCATGATAAAGAATATAAAGGATTTGAATATTGGAGATGAGCTCCAAAGAGTAGAGCTCGATCCTGTATCGCGTATCGACCTCATTAAATACGCAGGGGCATCAGGTGATTATAATCCGATCCACACGATTGATGAAAAAGCGAAAAGTTTAGGACTTCCCGGTGTCATTGCACATGGCATGTGGACGATGGGCAATTTGGCTAAACTTTTTACACCGTTTTATCACCAAGGATTTCTCAAAGACTATACAATTCGGTTTAAAGGAATGGTATTTTTAGACGATGTTATCACATTAAAAGCAAAACTTAGAGAAATAGATGGTTATTCTTATATCTTTAATGTTGCAGCTCAAAATCAACAGAGTAAAGATGTCATTAAAGGTGAAATTGTCTATCAGATCATATAGGTTCCGATAATATCATTATGTAAACTAAGTAATAACCAGTGTGAAATTTTCTACTGGTTATTACTGTTTATTCTCTGAATCATACGTGTTTTCACCTGAGTGGAACGAGAGAAGAGTATTGGCATAGCATTAACCATTTATACCTTCTTCAATCAACTGTTTCATTTCATGTTTTACAATGCTATTACTACTTATTTATTTTCACCTTTTTTGTACATGGTTTTTATTCCTTCTTCCTCATTTTTAAGATTAAGGTGTGGAACGGGCGGGACCTCCTCAGTAGGAATTAAATTCTTTTTATTATCTTTGTTCTTCATACAATACCTCCTAAAGTATTTGTCTCCAATAGAATGCAGTGTTGTAAGTAATTTATGCAGTAAAAAAGAAGTATAGTCTTACCCTTCTTTTTTAGTGTAATGCTCATATAGATTTTCTAACCAGGAGAACGGTAATGATTGTTGATTAAGATTTTCTAAAATATAAATATAAGATTTCATTGCCTTTTCAAAATGCTCTGGTGAAATTATTTCATTTTGAAATGCAAAATAAAACTCATCCATGTCTAATACTCGATACAATCCGTCTTTTTCTACAGAAATATCGATAAATAAATCGTGAACACAATATATTTCATCCTCTAATTCTTCCACATCAATAATATCAATTAACCACCAGTTATATCTCTTCTTATGATATAGAGAATATTGAATTCCTTCTCGAATACAATACACGATGATAAATGAATACGGTGAGCCTTCTGGTTGTATTTCAATCAACGTATTTTCATCATGCTTAAAGAAGCGATTTCCGTTTACTACTGTATTTACGTATTGTATGTTTTCACGTATGGACTTTGATTTGATAGCATCTGAGTTTTTTCGTATGTCTTTAACATAGGAAACTCCACCGTGCTCTCTTCCAATATTATTCCAAAAAATCTTTATTTCTGATTTCCCCATAAGTTATACCTCAAATTATAGTTGCTGTTATGATCATACTAGGTAAGACTTTTGTATTTCAACAGTTGTCTCTAATCCTTTTTATCAGAAAGATTTGCAAGCTCATCACGATTCATCGCTTGTGGTGGTTTTTCCATCCATCCATTTTTTATCATGATTTTTGCTCCTTCATATAAATGTAATTCAAGGTCAGTAATGAGTTTTGCGTACATAGCATTGACATCCTTTCTTAAACTGGCACCAAGAGAGACACCAAAATCTCCAACAACTGTTGCCATTACAGCATTTATATGAAACATCATGAGCTTATCAGAAAAGGGAGCGACAGTCGATTCAGTAATTGTATCATTCCATGTTAATGGTGGTTTTAAATGACTTCCGTTTAATTTATCAGAAATCATATTCATATGCTTATCGGCAGAGTCTCTTAACTTGAGTAGAAATTTCGTGACTTCCTTAGATTTTGCTGCCTGACTAAATCCGATGCACAGTGCCTTACCTAAC
This genomic stretch from Bacillus sp. BGMRC 2118 harbors:
- a CDS encoding MaoC family dehydratase; translation: MYTNLIGIKSKRVKNTVERGAVKKFAEAIGDNHPIFIDEQFGSNSRFGRNIAPPTFPQVFDYGTIDGFTLTIEGLIHGEQSYSYERPLFIGEEIFCYTKIIDYYEKTGSGGRLGFLLLASNGEDEEENTIFTSKGLIIITEEVRRMIEA
- a CDS encoding SDR family oxidoreductase, encoding MNKSFEGRVALVTGGSRGIGKAICERLAKEGSKIAIFDVDDAALTETINEFKEKGFEVFGKIVDVTKSDLVELAVEEVVTTLGSLDIVVNNAGVIRDNLLFKMTDEDWDLVMDVHLKSSFNMARASQKYMVQQKYGRIINLSSTSALGNRGQANYAAAKAGLQGFTKTLSIELGKYGITVNSVAPGFIETDMTKETARRIGITFDQLIEASVSQIPVARIGKPEDIANSVAFFADERSGFVSGQVLYVAGGPKN
- a CDS encoding dehydratase; this translates as MKNIKDLNIGDELQRVELDPVSRIDLIKYAGASGDYNPIHTIDEKAKSLGLPGVIAHGMWTMGNLAKLFTPFYHQGFLKDYTIRFKGMVFLDDVITLKAKLREIDGYSYIFNVAAQNQQSKDVIKGEIVYQII